The following are encoded together in the Anopheles nili chromosome 3, idAnoNiliSN_F5_01, whole genome shotgun sequence genome:
- the LOC128723177 gene encoding ubiquitin-protein ligase E3B has protein sequence MFGRTETNKDSFLVQTKAAREERANERAQEERRDRSILLLQRNIRGWLARTKFRQLILDEFDELLPPVTNVGKPIELKPSLAVYCAATHFLLQWKAETSAPESAPHRERLERLCRYLVASLESDSPKTSYIGVAFNKDLSLAWIRHIKKLLYRCCTAIELLKPEVHSDSISLALYLHTLVAFTSINSWALVRNKSLVGLKAGMTQLCANVMGDLVQKGFYLTLRNVLVKGTCRPVVNLKPISLTALVTLALRPLISAGYSENLLSQFLVQILSVPGMIMQLEQYTPECLVTIQSHGTLEKTLDLLSGEQSTKFVVASLQNSNLLALLANIVHLYYLEPPENAAKLSYPAFTFVVTQLLTGILNSLSQAGGAFTQWHELLGWFSPGKDRLQHENLPLIKKQIHLLWNHRIVKLLLGDNLKELAVGYETIDYPIPSGNSTGNLLKRALTFERSSIKGQPNKAGKTYRKLGSAEVSRVALTCSMYHAALNALSQLRLDILSGLCYNDTVLHDLWLLLGSIGPNCGLKGFIELLQVSQTNYAPPLLLLSLFCDCMTHYVTILDDLEMYEQQTPFTLNDYIVLSHFLNTFLYRTIQDQILDAKTATSAPLFVSIHTLLLCLYRRDCRRQFALPNHWLIRDIRPSHFLADLEKGKKHTQILLQKMPHVIPHEDRVQLFRKFVQNEKAVLGLTESACASPSSALVTVHRDRIVEDGYRQLAALPPHGLKGVIRVRFINQQGLDEAGIDQDGVFKEFLEETIKRVFDPSLNLFKTTTEQRLYPSPTSHMQENHLALFEFVGRMLGKAVYEGIVVDVPFASFFLSQVLGQTQQALYSCMDELPSLDKELYRSLTFIKHYQGDVADLDLTFSVDEDVMGKIVTHELHPGGKARAVNNDNKINYIHYMAYFRMHTQIRDQTAAFIRGFRSIVNPDWLALFSTPELQRLISGDTSPLDLKDLRKHTQYYGGFHDGHRVVSWLWDILAKDFTEEEKKLFLKFVTSCSKPPLLGFAHLEPPFSIRCVEVGDDEDIGDTVGSVIRGFFTIRKKDPLNRLPTSSTCFNLLKLPNYQKKSMLRDKLRYAISSNTGFELS, from the exons ATGTTCGGTCGCACGGAAACGAACAAGGACAGCTTCCTTGTCCAAACAAAAGCGGCGCGGGAAGAACGAGCCAACGAACGTGCCCAGGAAGAACGGCGAGATCGTTCGATACTGCTGCTTCAGCGTAATATCCGCGGATGGTTGGCGAGAACGAAATTTCGTCAGTTGATACT CGACGAATTCGATGAATTGTTGCCTCCGGTCACGAATGTCGGAAAGCCGATCGAACTCAAGCCCAGCCTGGCGGTTTACTGCGCCGCCACGCACTTTCTGCTGCAGTGGAAGGCCGAGACGAGTGCACCGGAATCAGCACCGCATCGGGAACGACTCGAGCGTCTTTGTCGGTACCTGGTAGCGAGTCTCGAGTCAGATTCTCCCAAAACGAGCTATATCGGGGTGGCGTTCAATAAGGACCTAAGCCTGGCGTGGATACGACACATTAAGAAGCTGCTCTACCGGTGCTGCACTGCGATCGAGCTGCTCAAACCGGAGGTACACAGTGACAGCATATCATTGGCCTTATACCTGCACACGCTGGTAGCCTTCACGTCGATAAATAGCTGGGCGTTGGTACGCAACAAGTCCTTGGTCGGGCTGAAGGCCGGCATGACGCAGCTATGCGCAAATGTGATGGGTGACCTGGTGCAGAAGGGCTTTTATCTAACGCTGCGAAACGTGCTCGTTAAAGGCACCTGTCGTCCGGTGGTGAACCTGAAGCCCATCTCACTGACCGCCCTGGTGACGCTTGCCCTACGGCCACTGATATCCGCTGGGTACAGTGAAAATCTGTTGAGCCAGTTTCTCGTACAAATTCTCTCCGTACCGGGGATGATCATGCAGCTGGAACAGTACACCCCGGAATGCCTCGTAACCATCCAGTCACACGGTACGCTGGAGAAAACGCTCGATCTACTGAGTGGGGAACAATCTACGAAGTTTGTTGTGGCCAGCTTGCAGAACAGCAATTTGCTCGCGTTGCTGGCCAATATCGTGCACCTGTATTATCTGGAGCCGCCTGAGAACGCAGCCAAGCTTTCCTATCCCGCGTTCACGTTCGTCGTGACCCAGCTGCTAACTGGTATCCTGAACAGCCTTAGCCAAGCCGGTGGTGCCTTCACGCAGTGGCACGAgctgctgggatggttctctCCCGGCAAAGACCGGCTGCAGCACGAAAATTTACCCTTGATCAAGAAGCAAATCCATCTGCTGTGGAACCATCGGATCGTGAAGCTGCTGCTCGGGGACAATCTGAAGGAGCTGGCGGTCGGATACGAGACGATCGATTACCCCATCCCGAGTGGAAACAGTACGGGAAATTTGCTGAAACGCGCTCTTACATTCGAGCGAAGCTCGATCAAGGGTCAACCTAACAAGGCGGGTAAAACGTACCGCAAGCTTGGTTCGGCTGAAGTATCGCGCGTTGCGTTGACCTGCTCGATGTACCACGCGGCGTTGAATGCACTCTCGCAGCTTCGACTGGACATTCTTTCCG GACTCTGCTATAACGATACGGTTCTGCACGACCTTTGGCTTCTTCTGGGGTCGATAGGACCGAACTGCGGCCTGAAGGGATTCATTGAGCTTCTGCAAGTCAGTCAAACGAACTATGCGCCTCCGCTGCTGCTTCTCTCATTGTTCTGTGATTGCATGACCCATTACGTAAC CATCTTGGATGATTTGGAAATGTACGAGCAGCAAACGCCCTTCACGCTGAATGACTACATCGTGTTGTCGCATTTCCTCAACACATTTCTCTATCGCACGATCCAGGATCAGATATTGGATGCCAAGACGGCCACAAGCGCGCCTCTGTTCGTATCCATACACACGCTGCTGCTATGTCTGTACCGACGCGACTGTCGGCGCCAGTTTGCTTTGCCAAACCACTGGCTTATCCGAGATATTCGTCCCTCGCACTTTTTGGCCGATCTGGAGAAGGGCAAGAAACACACGCAGATCCTTCTGCAGAAGATGCCGCACGTCATCCCGCACGAGGATCGCGTACAGTTGTTTCGGAAGTTCGTGCAAAACGAGAAAGCGGTTCTTGGGCTGACGGAATCCGCCTGTGCTTCTCCCAGTTCCGCCTTGGTTACGGTACACCGGGATCGTATCGTGGAAGACGGCTACCGGCAGCTGGCCGCGTTGCCACCGCACGGGCTTAAAGGCGTCATTCGGGTGCGATTCATCAATCAGCAGGGTTTGGACGAGGCTGGTATCGATCAGGATGGTGTGTTTAAAGAGTTCCTCGAGGAAACAATCAAGCGTGTATTCGATCCGTCGCTAAATCTCTTCAAGACGACAACCGAACAACGGCTGTATCCTTCGCCGACTTCACACATGCAAGAGAACCATTTGGCGTTGTTCGAGTTCGTTGGACGGATGCTGGGGAAGGCGGTTTACGAGGGCATCGTAGTGGACGTGCCGTTTGcttcgttctttctctcgcagGTACTGGGGCAAACGCAGCAAGCATTGTACAGCTGCATGGATGAGTTGCCGTCGCTCGACAAGGAGCTTTATCGTAGCCTTACGTTCATCAAGCACTATCAGGGCGATGTGGCCGATTTGGACCTTACGTTCAGCGTGGACGAGGATGTGATGGGAAAGATCGTTACCCACGAGCTGCATCCGGGTGGCAAGGCACGAGCCGTTAACAACGATAATAA GATTAATTACATCCACTACATGGCGTACTTTCGCATGCATACGCAAATACGCGATCAAACGGCCGCGTTCATACGAGGGTTCCGCAGCATCGTTAACCCAGATTGGTTAGCATTATTCTCCACACCGGAG TTACAAAGACTCATATCGGGAGACACGTCGCCACTGGATTTGAAGGACCTGCGAAAGCATACCCAGTATTACGGTGGCTTTCACGACGGCCATCGGGTCGTTTCATGGTTATGGGATATTCTTGCCAAAGACTTCACCGAGGAGGAGAAGAAACTGTTCTTGAAA tTCGTCACAAGCTGCTCGAAACCACCACTGCTTGGATTTGCCCATCTAGAGCCGCCGTTTTCCATCCGTTGCGTGGAGGTAGGCGATGACGAGGACATCGGCGATACGGTAGGATCGGTCATACGCGGATTTTTCACCATCCGTAAGAAGGATCCGCTCAACCGTCTGCCCACCTCGTCCACGTGTTTCAATCTGCTGAAGCTGCCTAACTACCAGAAGAAAAGCATGCTACGGGACAAGCTTCGCTACGCGATCTCTAGCAACACCGGCTTTGAGCTATCATAA